A genome region from Nitrospirota bacterium includes the following:
- a CDS encoding efflux transporter outer membrane subunit: MITRLRTRPDLSHILRACTRRAGFFLLALNLSACGGDWLPHADLAPAYQPPQYVVPASWRGASPFVEAKPSDGELRPDWWKLYDDPILNRLEEQAMAANPNLQAAAERFVQARDMMMKARSRRIPQAGVGFGASNNRQSPDTLFRAPDSPLRESDVLLSGLASWEPDFWSVIRNATRVETYRAEQRAAEYGLARLSLQAEIAANYFTLRGYDAQDAIYTQSIDLYKHSLDIVNTQFGGGIASALDVARVESLLYSTETKKAQIQGKRQVIEHAIAILVNRVPSSFTIEPMDELRMPNYTIPQTIPSTLLERRPDIAEMERRMAQANRAIGIARAAFFPDVKFQVGGGFEDTGFNLVKLAESFWSYGSTVSLPVFQGGYRRAQLQQSWSAYRETEDRYRATVLNAFREVENELSLTNRLTLAANRQDATVGATLKTQDLSMELYQGGLISSLDLIYAQVNTLTARIEAVEIKAELLRATATLIRSLGGGWNRKQLPTDEEIQPFDTLEYNFDKLKKPPPAGGIDVNAGNNWVNNDLTKPHLP; this comes from the coding sequence ATGATCACGCGATTACGAACGAGGCCGGACCTGTCGCACATCCTTCGCGCCTGTACCCGGCGCGCCGGCTTCTTCCTGCTGGCGCTTAATCTGTCGGCCTGCGGAGGCGACTGGTTGCCGCACGCAGACCTGGCGCCCGCATATCAACCGCCGCAATATGTCGTCCCCGCCTCATGGCGCGGGGCAAGCCCCTTCGTCGAGGCCAAGCCGTCGGACGGCGAACTGCGTCCGGACTGGTGGAAGCTCTACGACGATCCGATCCTGAACAGGCTCGAAGAACAGGCCATGGCGGCCAATCCCAATCTGCAGGCGGCCGCCGAGCGCTTCGTCCAGGCCCGCGATATGATGATGAAGGCCCGCTCGCGCCGCATCCCGCAGGCCGGCGTGGGGTTCGGCGCCTCGAACAATAGGCAATCCCCCGACACGCTGTTTCGCGCCCCCGACAGTCCGCTCCGCGAATCGGACGTGCTGCTCTCGGGGCTCGCGTCCTGGGAGCCGGACTTCTGGTCGGTGATCCGCAATGCGACGCGCGTGGAGACCTACCGGGCCGAACAGCGCGCCGCCGAATATGGCCTCGCGCGCCTCAGCCTGCAGGCGGAAATCGCGGCGAACTATTTTACGCTGCGCGGCTACGACGCGCAGGATGCGATCTATACCCAGTCGATCGATCTCTACAAACATTCGCTCGACATCGTCAACACCCAGTTCGGCGGCGGGATCGCGTCGGCGCTCGACGTCGCCCGCGTCGAATCTCTGCTGTACAGCACGGAGACGAAAAAAGCGCAGATTCAAGGCAAACGCCAGGTGATCGAACATGCGATCGCCATTCTCGTCAATAGGGTACCGTCCAGTTTCACCATCGAGCCGATGGATGAACTTCGCATGCCGAATTACACGATTCCGCAGACAATCCCGTCCACCTTGCTTGAGCGCCGGCCTGACATCGCCGAGATGGAGCGCCGGATGGCGCAGGCGAACCGCGCCATCGGCATCGCCCGCGCCGCTTTTTTCCCTGATGTGAAGTTCCAGGTCGGCGGCGGATTTGAAGATACCGGCTTCAATCTGGTCAAGCTCGCCGAGAGTTTCTGGTCCTACGGCTCCACCGTGTCGCTGCCGGTCTTCCAGGGCGGGTATCGCCGCGCCCAGTTGCAGCAGTCCTGGTCGGCCTACCGCGAGACGGAAGATCGGTACCGTGCGACGGTGCTCAACGCGTTTCGCGAAGTCGAGAACGAGTTAAGCCTGACGAACCGGCTGACCCTCGCGGCCAATCGGCAGGACGCCACCGTCGGGGCCACGCTGAAAACGCAGGATCTGTCCATGGAGCTCTATCAAGGCGGGCTCATTTCCAGCCTCGATCTGATTTATGCGCAGGTCAACACGCTCACGGCGCGCATCGAGGCAGTGGAGATCAAGGCCGAATTGCTGAGAGCCACGGCAACCCTCATCCGCTCGCTCGGCGGGGGCTGGAACCGCAAGCAATTGCCTACCGACGAGGAGATTCAGCCGTTCGATACCCTCGAATATAACTTTGACAAACTCAAAAAACCGCCGCCCGCAGGAGGCATCGATGTCAACGCGGGCAATAACTGGGTGAATAATGATCTGACCAAGCCCCACCTTCCGTGA
- a CDS encoding tetratricopeptide repeat protein: protein MLVLSLVTALLATDPVPAAGLPVDDRAPASRALDGQELLRIGDLHAIQNHVQEAMPYYQRALAAFRRVGNRRGEATALGSVADLLERQGRYEEAGTLLREAVTIWAALAEPRAQGLVLLSVGRVSEASGQGGEAQRAYGQAETLFQQARDRDGRGEARIRLGRLLIGQGQADAGLALLQAALADARERADRRQQVSALGAIGDWYLTEGEEAAARPLFEEGLALTEVQQDLRAEAGLRTSLARLHGSNGRSVDAMAMARRALVLYQTLKDRSREAEAWAMLGSLSLAEGQFARAAEQHERALTLYRALRDQNKEAASLVNLSLIYAAQGLRQDATETQHKAILLLQSAR, encoded by the coding sequence ATGCTGGTTCTTTCCCTCGTCACGGCCCTGCTTGCGACCGACCCTGTGCCGGCGGCGGGGCTGCCGGTAGACGATCGCGCCCCCGCGTCACGCGCATTGGACGGACAGGAGCTGCTCCGCATCGGCGACCTCCACGCGATCCAGAATCATGTCCAGGAAGCGATGCCCTACTATCAACGGGCCCTGGCGGCCTTCCGCCGCGTCGGCAATCGGCGCGGGGAGGCAACCGCGTTGGGCAGCGTGGCCGATCTGCTGGAGCGCCAGGGCCGCTATGAAGAAGCCGGCACTCTGTTGCGCGAAGCCGTGACGATCTGGGCGGCCTTGGCCGAACCACGGGCGCAGGGGCTGGTGCTGCTGAGCGTGGGACGGGTCTCCGAAGCCTCGGGGCAGGGGGGTGAGGCGCAGCGGGCCTATGGGCAGGCGGAGACGCTCTTTCAGCAGGCGCGCGATCGGGACGGGAGAGGCGAGGCCCGCATCCGGCTGGGCCGGCTCCTGATCGGGCAAGGCCAGGCCGACGCGGGGCTTGCATTGTTGCAGGCCGCCTTGGCCGATGCGCGCGAGCGGGCCGATCGACGACAGCAAGTATCGGCGCTCGGCGCGATCGGCGACTGGTATCTCACGGAGGGAGAGGAAGCGGCCGCGCGGCCCCTGTTCGAGGAGGGGCTTGCACTGACCGAGGTGCAGCAGGATCTCAGGGCGGAGGCGGGCCTGCGTACCAGTCTGGCCAGGCTGCATGGGAGCAATGGACGGTCGGTAGATGCCATGGCCATGGCTCGGCGTGCCTTGGTCCTCTATCAAACACTCAAGGATCGGAGTCGTGAGGCGGAGGCCTGGGCCATGCTCGGGAGTCTGTCGTTAGCCGAGGGCCAGTTCGCGCGAGCGGCCGAGCAGCATGAGCGGGCGTTGACGCTCTATCGGGCGTTGCGCGACCAGAACAAAGAGGCGGCCAGTTTGGTGAACCTATCGCTCATCTATGCAGCGCAGGGATTGCGGCAAGACGCAACCGAAACCCAGCACAAGGCCATTCTGCTCCTCCAGTCGGCCCGGTAG
- a CDS encoding tetratricopeptide repeat protein, with product MMKNVLVLLGLVLVVAGCAGPEKKTAVAVLTLKAPAGTPAAAVAAVEEGNKLFTQGQWAQAQAQYEAAIKVQPELAEAHYDLALTLERLGNKKEATAHYKEAANLAPGNQVIWNAPPFRKYGNQVEKNGLLSKDKAYMDPKTY from the coding sequence ATGATGAAGAACGTGCTGGTGTTGCTGGGTCTTGTCCTCGTGGTCGCCGGCTGCGCGGGGCCGGAGAAGAAGACAGCCGTGGCGGTGCTGACCCTGAAGGCTCCGGCAGGAACGCCGGCCGCCGCGGTCGCGGCCGTGGAGGAGGGGAACAAATTATTTACGCAAGGTCAGTGGGCGCAGGCTCAAGCGCAATATGAAGCGGCGATCAAGGTCCAGCCGGAGTTGGCCGAGGCCCACTATGACCTGGCCTTGACGCTGGAACGGCTGGGCAACAAGAAGGAGGCGACCGCCCATTATAAAGAGGCGGCGAATCTGGCTCCCGGCAACCAAGTCATTTGGAATGCCCCTCCATTCCGCAAATATGGCAATCAGGTCGAAAAGAACGGGCTCCTGTCGAAAGACAAAGCGTATATGGATCCCAAAACATACTAG
- a CDS encoding YtxH domain-containing protein → MTTNGRQAAKIAALIAGGAAVGAGLALLYAPQSGTETRRQLRHYAKKTQVQATRIGRDLKDGVERAIERGKALVAKKDTPRVVEAA, encoded by the coding sequence ATGACGACCAATGGACGACAAGCAGCGAAGATTGCGGCCTTGATTGCGGGCGGAGCGGCGGTCGGAGCCGGGCTAGCGTTGCTTTATGCGCCTCAGTCCGGCACAGAGACCAGGCGGCAGCTGCGGCACTATGCCAAGAAGACGCAGGTGCAGGCGACCCGCATCGGCCGTGACCTGAAGGATGGGGTGGAGCGGGCCATCGAGCGCGGCAAGGCGCTGGTGGCCAAGAAGGACACCCCGCGGGTGGTGGAAGCGGCCTAA
- a CDS encoding type II toxin-antitoxin system PemK/MazF family toxin, with the protein MRRGEVRWYKFSLPDKRRPVVILTRDSALDFLGEVTVAPVTSTVRDIPSEIALGEEDGMPRACAVNLDHIQTVSKGKIGALITTLSTDRMAQVRQALRFALAL; encoded by the coding sequence ATGCGCCGCGGCGAAGTACGGTGGTACAAATTCTCCCTTCCGGATAAGCGCCGACCTGTTGTCATCTTGACACGGGATTCCGCGCTGGATTTCCTTGGGGAAGTGACCGTCGCGCCCGTGACCAGCACTGTTCGAGACATACCCTCTGAGATCGCTCTCGGAGAAGAAGACGGCATGCCTAGGGCCTGCGCCGTGAATCTGGATCACATTCAGACCGTGTCCAAAGGAAAGATCGGGGCCCTTATCACGACGTTGAGCACCGACCGGATGGCCCAGGTGCGCCAAGCCCTTCGTTTTGCGCTAGCGCTGTAG
- a CDS encoding prolipoprotein diacylglyceryl transferase, translating into MQFPNLDPVLLRLGPLQLRWYGLMYLLGLTAAYFIIKARAAARNLDLSTEQIYDMIVYAAVGVFVGGRLGYTLFYNLPYYLQHPTKIVAVWEGGMSFHGGLLGVIVALTLFSRRKGIPAMVVADLAAAGTPIGLGLGRLGNFINGELYGRPTDVDWCMVFPGAGPECRHPSQLYEAGLEGGLLFLVTWLVGRRPTPPGTVFWSFITGYGLCRMVVEFFREPDFHLGFILGPFSMGQLLSLPMVLLGAFMLAWGYRQETHNAKR; encoded by the coding sequence ATTCAATTTCCGAATCTGGACCCGGTCCTGCTCCGGCTCGGCCCCTTGCAGCTCCGGTGGTATGGGCTCATGTACCTGTTGGGCCTGACCGCCGCCTACTTCATCATCAAGGCACGGGCTGCGGCGCGCAATTTGGATTTGTCCACCGAGCAGATCTACGACATGATCGTCTATGCGGCGGTCGGCGTCTTCGTGGGGGGGCGGCTGGGCTATACGCTCTTCTACAACCTGCCCTACTACCTACAGCATCCGACCAAGATCGTGGCCGTCTGGGAAGGCGGCATGTCTTTCCACGGAGGGCTGCTGGGCGTGATCGTCGCTCTCACGCTCTTTAGCCGCCGCAAAGGCATTCCGGCCATGGTGGTGGCGGACTTGGCCGCCGCCGGCACGCCGATCGGGCTCGGCCTCGGCCGCCTGGGGAATTTCATCAACGGCGAACTCTACGGCCGCCCCACCGATGTGGACTGGTGCATGGTCTTTCCCGGAGCCGGACCTGAATGTCGGCATCCCTCCCAGCTCTACGAAGCGGGACTGGAAGGCGGCTTGCTCTTCCTGGTGACCTGGCTGGTCGGGCGAAGACCGACGCCGCCGGGGACGGTTTTCTGGAGCTTCATCACCGGCTACGGCCTCTGCCGGATGGTGGTGGAGTTCTTTCGGGAGCCGGATTTCCACCTGGGGTTCATCCTGGGCCCCTTCTCCATGGGTCAGCTCTTGAGCCTCCCGATGGTCCTGCTCGGCGCCTTTATGTTGGCCTGGGGGTATCGGCAAGAAACGCACAATGCAAAACGATGA
- a CDS encoding DUF3365 domain-containing protein — MVTKPFRKWHIASQFIGVTFPIILLIVGIAAWMIHQHNISRLHDKLTKRAQSISLQVMADRNYYTKVIVPRLIELGGSLGANYHQTRGQFPLPVTFVQEVSEQLATQGAIFQSRLLSPWPINPNKGLKDQFHREAFDYLRMHPTGRFYRLDQLEGRTVFRYMTADIAVAQSCLDCHNNHPLSTKHDFKLNDVMGGLEVTFPADQYLQEDRDDLLMMVAGGTGLCLILMGLITIAAHRMITQPLARLSAHMDRHANKITGGLAIPGAAHIGGNELLRFEVFFEQMLAKIFSHQAKIQKHEAALEVGNVRLQEQIEQQAQACLDCEQRLRTVLDCANDAIIYIDLEGTIQWCNQKTEMLTGRPEADLVGRSVEVFLTPESFARARERLASVKRGDTVPSRVEFDLIKKTGEFVRGEANIASVLEEGTVIGRVLVLRDIAEQKVG; from the coding sequence ATGGTTACGAAGCCTTTCCGAAAATGGCACATTGCCTCTCAGTTCATTGGAGTTACCTTCCCAATCATTCTTCTGATTGTCGGGATCGCCGCATGGATGATCCATCAACACAACATTTCAAGATTACACGACAAACTTACCAAGAGAGCCCAAAGCATCAGCCTTCAGGTGATGGCGGACCGAAACTACTATACCAAGGTTATTGTCCCCCGCTTGATCGAGCTCGGAGGCAGCCTCGGCGCGAATTATCACCAAACCCGCGGACAATTCCCGCTGCCGGTGACGTTCGTCCAAGAAGTATCGGAGCAGTTGGCAACCCAAGGCGCTATCTTTCAGTCCCGTCTCCTCAGTCCCTGGCCAATCAACCCCAACAAGGGCCTGAAAGACCAGTTTCATCGCGAGGCCTTTGACTACCTGCGGATGCATCCAACCGGACGGTTTTACCGGTTGGACCAGTTGGAAGGTCGGACCGTCTTTCGGTACATGACAGCGGATATTGCCGTAGCCCAATCTTGCCTCGACTGCCATAATAACCACCCCCTCAGCACGAAACACGATTTCAAGCTGAACGACGTGATGGGAGGGTTAGAGGTCACCTTTCCGGCAGACCAATATCTTCAGGAAGATCGCGACGACTTGCTGATGATGGTTGCCGGAGGAACTGGGCTCTGCTTGATTTTGATGGGACTGATCACCATAGCGGCTCATCGGATGATCACGCAGCCGCTCGCCCGGCTGTCGGCCCACATGGATAGGCATGCCAACAAAATCACCGGGGGGCTCGCCATCCCAGGCGCAGCGCATATTGGCGGCAATGAACTGCTGCGATTCGAGGTATTTTTCGAACAGATGCTGGCGAAAATCTTTTCGCATCAAGCCAAGATTCAGAAACACGAAGCCGCGCTGGAAGTCGGCAATGTGCGCTTGCAGGAACAGATCGAGCAACAGGCTCAGGCCTGTCTCGACTGCGAGCAGCGGTTACGAACCGTGCTCGATTGCGCAAACGATGCCATTATCTATATCGACCTGGAAGGAACCATCCAGTGGTGCAATCAAAAAACAGAAATGCTCACGGGCCGGCCGGAAGCTGATTTGGTGGGACGGTCGGTTGAGGTTTTCCTCACGCCGGAATCCTTCGCCAGGGCCAGAGAGCGGCTGGCGTCGGTGAAACGCGGAGATACGGTCCCATCTCGCGTCGAATTCGATCTCATTAAGAAAACCGGCGAATTCGTGCGAGGGGAAGCCAACATTGCCAGCGTGCTGGAAGAAGGAACGGTCATCGGGCGAGTGCTGGTGCTGCGGGATATCGCCGAACAGAAAGTTGGATGA
- a CDS encoding metallopeptidase family protein: MPRARRRRSALTVTTEEFSGLVRQALDGLPRDYARIMKNVAVMVEEEPARDVLDELGLESEDDLLGLYSGAGADDETFFDPGGQLPARIAIYRGPILRLCHTADEVVREVRDTVVHEIGHYFGLDDEEMPY; this comes from the coding sequence ATGCCTCGGGCCCGCCGCCGACGTTCGGCGTTGACCGTCACGACTGAAGAGTTCTCCGGTCTGGTCCGTCAAGCGCTGGACGGGTTGCCCCGGGACTATGCCAGGATCATGAAGAACGTGGCGGTCATGGTGGAGGAAGAGCCGGCGCGGGATGTGCTGGATGAGTTGGGCCTGGAGTCGGAAGACGATCTGTTAGGACTTTATTCCGGCGCTGGTGCGGATGACGAGACCTTCTTCGATCCGGGCGGCCAGCTTCCGGCGCGCATTGCGATATACCGCGGGCCGATCCTGCGCCTCTGTCACACGGCGGACGAGGTGGTGCGGGAAGTGCGGGACACGGTTGTCCACGAGATCGGGCATTATTTTGGGCTGGACGACGAGGAGATGCCCTATTAG
- a CDS encoding ribbon-helix-helix protein, CopG family has protein sequence MKTIQMTLDDDLVSSVDRAVRRLKTSRSAFTRNALRSELERLRVQELERKHREGYIKRPPKKGEFDAWEREQVWAD, from the coding sequence ATGAAAACAATCCAAATGACCCTTGATGACGACTTGGTCAGCTCGGTTGACAGGGCGGTTAGACGACTGAAGACGAGTCGCTCTGCCTTCACAAGGAATGCCTTGCGCTCAGAGCTGGAGCGGCTCCGCGTGCAGGAGCTTGAGCGGAAACACAGGGAAGGATATATCAAGAGGCCTCCGAAGAAAGGTGAATTCGACGCCTGGGAGCGTGAGCAGGTCTGGGCCGACTGA
- a CDS encoding efflux RND transporter periplasmic adaptor subunit has protein sequence MSMNLNGRRLALAAIMMVGLYLGYRIYESRLDAAALRDETLEGAVPTVAVIHAKPSAPTETITLPGNVAAWFLAPIYAQVSGYVKMWHKDYGAQVKTGDVLAEINAPALDAQYEQAKADLEAERAKYTLAEVTAKRWIAMRKSHAVSEQSITVQEQHMKAQAAVVNAAEQKVKNFEALIRFKTIVAPYDGVVTVRNINVGDYVNKEGTLSTSKEASNLFTVADVDRMRLFVSVPESFGSFLQPGLTADVTVPQIPNRHFTATFLTVARGFDPDTRTAITEFTIENEDRALWPGSYATVRLTVPVDRKVLTIPSSALVFQENGTQVAVIADDGRLHFKSITVSKILDATVEVMEGISTSDRIVNNPSAALLEGDKVRIVTPAPGYEVGTQDAPGPKEPSSKAQK, from the coding sequence ATGTCCATGAATCTCAACGGAAGACGCCTCGCGCTCGCAGCCATCATGATGGTCGGTCTGTACCTCGGCTATCGGATCTATGAGAGCCGGCTCGACGCCGCCGCGCTGCGCGACGAGACGCTTGAAGGCGCCGTCCCGACCGTGGCCGTGATCCATGCCAAACCGTCTGCGCCGACCGAGACCATTACCCTCCCCGGCAACGTTGCGGCCTGGTTTTTGGCGCCGATCTACGCGCAGGTCTCCGGCTATGTGAAGATGTGGCACAAGGATTACGGAGCTCAGGTGAAGACAGGCGACGTCCTCGCCGAAATCAACGCCCCGGCTCTCGACGCCCAATACGAGCAGGCCAAGGCGGATCTGGAAGCGGAGCGCGCCAAATACACGCTCGCCGAGGTGACGGCGAAACGCTGGATCGCGATGCGCAAATCGCATGCGGTCTCCGAGCAGTCCATCACCGTGCAGGAACAACACATGAAAGCCCAGGCGGCGGTGGTCAATGCCGCGGAGCAAAAAGTCAAGAACTTCGAGGCGCTGATTCGCTTCAAAACGATCGTCGCGCCCTATGACGGCGTGGTGACCGTGCGCAACATCAACGTGGGTGACTACGTCAACAAGGAAGGCACGCTCAGCACCAGCAAGGAGGCCAGCAATCTCTTTACCGTGGCTGACGTCGATAGGATGCGCCTCTTCGTCTCCGTGCCGGAGTCGTTCGGGTCCTTTCTCCAGCCGGGCCTGACGGCCGACGTGACGGTGCCGCAAATTCCCAATCGCCACTTCACCGCCACATTCCTGACCGTCGCCCGTGGATTCGACCCGGACACGCGCACCGCGATCACCGAATTCACGATCGAGAACGAGGACCGAGCCCTCTGGCCCGGCTCCTATGCCACGGTCCGCCTCACGGTGCCGGTCGACAGAAAAGTGCTCACGATTCCGTCCAGCGCGCTGGTGTTCCAGGAGAACGGCACGCAAGTGGCCGTGATTGCGGATGACGGCCGCCTGCACTTCAAATCGATCACCGTGAGCAAGATCCTCGACGCCACGGTCGAAGTGATGGAGGGGATTTCCACCAGCGACCGCATCGTGAACAACCCCAGCGCCGCGTTGCTCGAAGGCGACAAGGTGCGCATCGTCACGCCGGCGCCTGGCTATGAAGTCGGCACGCAGGACGCGCCGGGGCCCAAGGAACCATCTTCGAAAGCTCAAAAATGA